In one Brassica oleracea var. oleracea cultivar TO1000 chromosome C9, BOL, whole genome shotgun sequence genomic region, the following are encoded:
- the LOC106318348 gene encoding protein TIC 100: MANNDDDSPELTESQPQNDSPSDEEEEDQKSPNVNSDSDSGSDSDSSSEGEPERETDGFNYIRPSDLPPDPNTTPETNIRRFNRVLEGKRVKRIQEEEERKYKFYEDLFDFPKDPERWKEEDLREVWADAPAEMTKPGWDPVWAEEEDWEVVNEEIQEGRDPGIQPFYVPYRKPYPAIPDNHYDIDTPKAVVEELDRIEEFLQWVSYIFPDGSSYEGTVWDDLAQGKGVYIAENGLVRYEGEWLQNDMEGHGVVEVDIPDIEPMPGSKLEEKMRAEGRIIKRDYMSPEDRKWLEMDVEDSVALTDGNYQVPYYENEEWITQFGEKPEKGRYRYAGQWKHGRMHGCGVYEVNERILYGRFYFGELLEEEHGCTVDICALHSGLAEVAAAKARMFVNKPDGMVREERGPYGDPQHAYFYEEDDVWMAPGFINQFYEVPEYWETYVEEVDQEREMWLNSFYKAPLRLPMPAELEHWWQNVEVTPEFVLLNKEPEPDPEDPSKLVQTEDPVILHTPTGRIINYVEDEKHGVRLFWQPPLEEGEDVDPSKVEFLPLGFDEFYGKEVAVKKEPPVKRFVLGIEKAVKPMLDGIEKWTEEKKKENEERKEMLEKELELVEAKICLEEAIEDMDEVLKMKEQEEEKKTKMGLAEEEDDEDVVVVPVYKEEKVVVTPKEKIQEKKQEDEPKDDDSDDDEDDDSDDDNDDGPSSFGSVDKRRSSPFSATSLSFASCSLFPAVQSRLESSFLAWKKHRAEPSKLIPGINKDADKNASASIHFPPLSSNKAGLKMGEVSNPGCVQRSSRSQSQLLSLSRLLSSSASCSSHDRSSGEDQGWLWKTPVGEMDSVLSLQVQTKRSNLFAETPALS; encoded by the exons ATGGCTAACAACGACGACGATTCACCCGAACTCACCGAGTCACAGCCGCAAAATGACTCCCCGAGCGATGAAGAAGAAGAAGACCAAAAATCCCCCAATGTTAACTCGGACTCGGACTCGGGCTCGGACTCGGACTCATCCTCCGAAGGCGAACCGGAACGCGAAACCGACGGCTTCAACTACATCCGGCCAAGCGACCTACCACCCGACCCGAACACAACACCGGAGACCAACATCCGGCGGTTCAACCGCGTGCTGGAGGGGAAGCGCGTGAAGCGGATCCAGGAGGAGGAGGAGAGGAAGTACAAGTTCTACGAGGACCTCTTCGACTTCCCGAAGGACCCCGAGCGGTGGAAGGAGGAGGATCTCAGGGAGGTGTGGGCGGACGCGCCGGCGGAGATGACGAAGCCGGGGTGGGACCCGGTGTGGGCGGAGGAGGAGGATTGGGAGGTGGTGAACGAGGAGATTCAGGAAGGGAGGGATCCTGGGATTCAGCCTTTCTATGTCCCCTATAGGAAGCCGTACCCGGCGATTCCGGATAATCACTATGATATTGATACTCCTAAAGCTGTTGTTGAGGAGCTTGATAGGATTGAGGAGTTTCTTCAGTGGGTCAGCTACATCTTCCCTGATGGCAGCTC GTATGAAGGCACAGTATGGGATGACTTGGCTCAAGGAAAAGGTGTTTACATTGCTGAAAACGGGCTTGTGAG GTATGAGGGTGAATGGCTTCAGAATGATATGGAAGGTCATGGGGTTGTTGAAGTTGATATCCCTGACATTGAGCCCATGCCAGGTTCCAA GCTTGAAGAGAAGATGCGTGCTGAAGGAAGGATTATCAAGAGAGATTATATGTCTCCAGAAGACAGGAAGTGGTTGGAAATGGATGTCGAGGACAGTGTTGCGCTAACTGATGGGAATTACCAAGTTCCTTACTATGAAAACGAAGAGTGGATCACTCAGTTTGGCGAAAAACC GGAGAAAGGTCGGTATCGCTATGCTGGTCAATGGAAGCATGGTAGAATGCATGGGTGTGGTGTCTACGAAGTTAACGAGCGCATCCTATAT GGTAGATTCTACTTTGGAGAGCTATTGGAGGAGGAGCATGGCTGTACCGTAGATATTTGTGCG CTGCATTCTGGTTTGGCGGAGGTTGCTGCAGCTAAGGCTCGAATGTTTGTAAACAAACCCGATGGAA TGGTTAGAGAAGAAAGGGGCCCATACGGTGATCCTCAACATGCTTACTTTTATGAAGAAGATGATGTGTGGATGGCGCCAGGTTTCATCAACCAGTTTTACGAA GTACCTGAGTATTGGGAGACCTATGTAGAGGAAGTGGATCAAGAAAGGGAAATGTGGTTGAACTCTTTTTACAAAGCTCCTTTGAGGTTACCAATGCCTGCTGAGCTCGAACATTGGTGGCAAAACG TGGAGGTGACACCAGAGTTTGTGTTACTGAACAAAGAACCCGAACCTGATCCAGAAGATCCTTCGAAACTTGTCCAAACGGAAGACCCTGTTATTCTACATACACCAACCGGTCGGATAATCAACTACGTAGAGGATGAGAAGCACGGCGTTCGACTATTCTGGCAGCCACCTCTGGAGGAAGGGGAAGATGTGGATCCTTCGAAAGTCGAGTTTTTGCCACTTGGGTTTGACGAGTTCTACGGGAAAGAAGTGGCGGTGAAAAAGGAACCCCCGGTGAAGAGATTCGTGCTTGGAATCGAGAAAGCGGTGAAGCCGATGCTGGATGGAATAGAGAAATGGACAGAGGAGAAGAAGAAAGAAAACGAGGAGAGAAAGGAGATGCTGGAGAAGGAGCTCGAGCTAGTTGAAGCTAAGATTTGCTTAGAGGAAGCTATTGAGGATATGGATGAAGTGCTAAAGATGAAAGAACAAGAAGAGGAAAAGAAAACTAAAATGGGTTTGGCTGAAGAGGAGGATGATGAAGATGTGGTGGTTGTCCCGGTTTATAAAGAAGAGAAAGTTGTTGTCACTCCTAAAGAGAAGATACAAGAGAAGAAACAGGAAGATGAACCCAAAGACGATGATTCAGATGATGACGAGGACGATGATTCAGATGATGATAATGATGATGGACCATCGAGTTTTGGATCTGTGGACAAACGTAGGAGCTCTCCTTTTTCAGCAACCTCGTTGTCTTTTGCTTCGTGCAGCCTCTTCCCGGCG GTACAATCAAGACTAGAAAGTTCATTCCTAGCATGGAAGAAACACCGAGCAGAACCATCAAAACTGATCCCAGGAATCAACAAAGATGCAGATAAGAATGCATCAGCTTCAATCCATTTCCCCCCATTGTCCAGCAACAAAGCTGGCTTGAAGATGGGGGAGGTATCGAACCCGGGTTGTGTCCAGAGAAGCTCAAGATCTCAGTCTCAGTTATTGTCTCTGTCACGTCTACTATCTTCCAGTGCGTCATGTTCTTCTCATGATAGAAGCTCCGGTGAAGATCAAGGTTGGCTGTGGAAGACACCGGTTGGGGAAATGGACTCGGTATTGTCGCTTCAGGTTCAGACAAAGCGTTCCAATTTGTTTGCAGAGACTCCGGCTTTGTCTTGA
- the LOC106319159 gene encoding arogenate dehydratase 5, chloroplastic, translated as MQTVSPAFSCDLKSLIQTNLTAKSARYCHLNGKRVSVRCSYKSESFSFPNGIGSSRADWQSSCAILASKVASAENSSSITGGLADQVAAVNGHSNGSVNLSLVPSETKNGKPGLVQPLTNTDLSPAPSHGSTLRVAYQGVPGAYSEAAAGKAYPNSEAIPCDQFDVAFQAVELWIADRAVLPVENSLGGSIHRNYDLLLRHRLHIVGEVQIPVHHCLLALPGVRPDCITRVISHPQALAQTEGSLNKLTPRAAIEAFHDTAAAAEYIASNNLHDTAAVASARAAELYGLQILADGIQDDAGNVTRFLMLARDPIIPRTDRPFKTSIVFAAQEHQGTSVLFKVLSAFAFRNISLTKIESRPHHNCPLRVVDDGSVGTKKHFEYTFYVDFEASMAEARAQNALAEVQEYTSFLRVLGSYPMDMTPWSTLPIEDA; from the coding sequence ATGCAAACTGTTTCGCCTGCGTTCTCGTGTGATCTCAAATCCCTAATCCAAACGAATCTAACGGCTAAAAGCGCGCGTTATTGTCACCTAAATGGAAAGCGCGTGTCTGTTCGTTGTAGTTACAAGTCTGAATCGTTTAGCTTCCCTAATGGTATTGGCTCGAGCCGAGCTGATTGGCAGAGCTCATGCGCTATCTTAGCCAGCAAAGTAGCTTCCGCTGAGAACTCCAGCTCAATCACCGGTGGTTTAGCTGATCAAGTAGCCGCCGTTAACGGACACAGTAACGGCTCCGTTAATCTCAGCCTCGTTCCGTCAGAGACGAAGAACGGGAAGCCTGGATTGGTTCAACCTCTGACGAATACAGATCTCTCGCCGGCGCCGTCTCATGGATCCACCCTCCGCGTAGCGTACCAAGGAGTTCCCGGCGCGTACTCCGAAGCTGCCGCCGGAAAAGCTTACCCTAACTCTGAAGCTATTCCGTGTGACCAATTCGACGTCGCGTTTCAGGCGGTGGAGCTCTGGATCGCTGATCGTGCAGTCCTCCCGGTGGAGAATTCTCTCGGCGGTTCGATTCATAGAAACTACGATCTCCTCCTCCGTCACCGTCTCCACATCGTCGGCGAGGTTCAGATCCCGGTCCACCACTGCCTCCTCGCTCTCCCCGGAGTCCGTCCAGACTGCATCACGCGCGTGATTTCGCATCCCCAGGCTCTGGCTCAGACCGAAGGATCGCTCAACAAACTCACTCCCAGAGCCGCGATCGAGGCGTTTCACGACACGGCCGCGGCGGCGGAATACATCGCATCGAACAACCTCCACGACACGGCGGCCGTGGCCAGCGCGAGAGCAGCGGAGCTCTACGGGCTCCAGATTCTCGCCGACGGGATCCAAGACGACGCGGGGAACGTCACGCGCTTCCTGATGCTCGCGCGTGATCCGATCATCCCTCGCACGGATCGTCCCTTCAAAACCAGCATCGTCTTCGCCGCTCAGGAGCACCAGGGAACCAGCGTCCTCTTCAAAGTGCTCTCCGCGTTTGCGTTTCGGAACATCAGTCTGACGAAAATCGAATCGCGGCCGCACCACAACTGCCCGCTCAGAGTCGTCGACGACGGAAGCGTGGGAACAAAGAAACACTTCGAGTACACATTCTACGTCGATTTCGAGGCGTCGATGGCGGAGGCGCGTGCGCAAAACGCGCTAGCGGAGGTACAAGAGTACACGTCATTCCTGAGGGTGCTGGGAAGTTACCCAATGGATATGACGCCGTGGTCCACGTTGCCTATCGAAGACGCATGA
- the LOC106315750 gene encoding uncharacterized protein At5g22580 produces MATSGFKHLVVVKFKEDAKVDEILKGLENLVSQIDSVKSFEWGEDNESHEMLRQGFTHAFSMTFENKDAYVSFTSHPLHVEFSAAFTAVIDKIVVMDFTVAAVKSPVVVAP; encoded by the exons ATGGCGACTTCAGGGTTTAAGCATTTGGTGGTTGTGAAGTTTAAGGAAGATGCTAAGGTTGATGAGATCTTGAAGGGCTTGGAGAATCTTGTTTCTCAAATTGATTCTGTCAAATCCTTTGAATG GGGAGAAGATAATGAGAGTCACGAGATGCTTAGACAAGGTTTCACTCATGCATTCTCGATGACTTTTGAGAACAAAGATGCTTACGTTTCTTTCACAAGCCATCCTCTTCACGTTGAGTTCTCAGCCGCTTTCACCGCCGTCATCGACAAGATTGTGGTCATGGACTTCACCGTCGCCGCCGTCAAATCTCCCGTTGTTGTAGCACCGTGA